From Natrinema sp. CBA1119:
CGTTCGCGATTGGTGCCTTATGGGGGATCTGGCATACACCCGTGATCGTTGCCGGGTACAACTACCCCTCCTTCCCCTATATCGGTGTGATTGCCATGACAATCGCCTGTCTTTCCTTCTCACCGGTCTACACCTACATTGTCCTCCGTGCGAGGTCCGTGCTTGCCGCAGCGATTCTTCATGGTGTATTTAACGGGTCGGCCGGTCTCGTCGGGTACTGTTCAGATTAGAGTTTGAAGAAGCGAGGCGGTGAAATTCGTGGTGCCTATGCCAGAATTCAGCCGCCTCACGCTACCTATAGTAACCGTTAGAACTTTCCACCCAAGGAATGTTGCGTAGACTAATGGACCATCTCGACGAGATCTCCGTCGAAGAACTCCAAGAGGCTCTCAACAACGTTGAGGGAAACAAGCCGACACAGCGGTTATTAGCAGCAATTGCGTACAAAAACGGTGTTACGCAGACCGAACTAGCAGAGTGGCACAATACCGGCCGACGAACAATCTACAGTTGGCTCAAGCGACTCGACACCGACGAGTCGCTTGAGCAGGCTGTAACTGATGCTCATCGGTCTGGGAGAAAACGAAAACTCTCAGAAGAAGAGCAAATAAAATTCAAAGAAACTGTCCACGAACCACCAGAGAATGTTGGAGTTGACGCGCCGGCGTGGACGCCGGCGCTCGTCCAGCAGTATCTTGACGAGACCTACAATGTTGAATACTCACTTCCGAGCTGTCGGCGGTTACTCAAAGAAGCAGGATTGAGCTATCAAAAACCACGCCGCACAGCCGCCGGATCAGAGACTGACGAGCAAGAAACGTTCCGCGAAGAACTCAAAAAAAGCGGCGGGAGATGGACGCCACAGTAGTCTGTATCGACCAGACCAAGAAATCCGTGCAAGTTGAGCCGCGTGCCGCGTGGTTTCCTCGCGACACGCGGCCGGCAGTTGAACTCTCTGGACAACGCGATTGGACATGTTTACTCGGCGCAATCACCGAAGACGGTGATCGCTTTTTCTCTCGATTCGAGGAGTACGTGACCGCCGAACACGCGAAACATTTCATTCTCGCATTATGCAAAGAGTTCGAAGATGATTTGATCATTGTGTTAGATGGAGCACCGTACTTTCAGGCTTCGGCCGTCACGGACCTAGCGGCCCGTGACGACCTCGCCTTCGTCACGTTACCGGCATACTCTCCTGAGTTCAATCCAGTCGAAGAGTGCTGGCGACAGCTACAAACGGCTCTCAGCAATCGGTTTTTCGACTCACTTGGTGAGTTAACAACGGCGATCGATACCGCACTTGACCAGCTCTCTGTACCACAAGTGAGCAATTATTTCTAACTTCCACTATAGTCCTGAGGCTTTCACCAACTCGGCCCCCTACTACTGGGTCAATCAGGGCCACGAGGAAACCGAGGGTGAATACCCTCGAGCCCCGACCAGAGAGCTGTTCCAGTATGACCTCCCCAAGCTGGAGGTTGGTGATAGGGTCTTCAGCTACAACAACGGACAGATACTCGGATATCACACGGTGGCAAAGCCTGCTCAGGTCGTCCAAGTCCCCGTTGAGGAGCTAGACGATCCTGATTCCGAAACAGGGACTGAACCCAGATACCGCGTTGAGACGTCCTTTACTTATTTCGATGAACCACTGGCATTCGTCGAAGTATTCGAGACGCTGCTTAAATATAAATTGGATAACTATTACCCGGTAAACCCTGGCGGAATCAATCAGCAGTACCTGTTTAATCTCAGTGAGGAGGCAGGCAAGTACCTACTCAACAAGGCTGATGGTGAAATAGCCTACGAGAGCCTGCAAGCGGCTGAATCAGACCTCATCGAAAGACTCGAAGAGTACATAAATCCGGCTGACGGCTTGCGGGGAGCGCTGGCCAAAGCGACAATCGAGAACTGGACAGAGGCGCTCCGCCGTAATGACCTCGTCGCCAAAGCAGTTCGCCGTGGTGACTACGAACATCTGGACGAGATCAAGTCAATTTACGAGTCCTTCGAGGACTCGCTTGAGGAGCGAGCAGTGCATCTGAATGTAGGCTCGCTGGACCAGTGTTCGCCGGCGCAGGTGCTGTTTATTGTTCTCGTCAGGGAACCACAGCGGGATGCTGACGTCGGCCAGCCAAACCTAGACCACGACAAACTTCCCGAGATTTTGGAGGGAACCTACCAAGACGAGAGGTCCCTAGCTACGCCACACACGGTTCCTGATACTGCGTCTGAACTCGAGCGTCAGGTCCGGGCCAAACACCAGTTAGTGTTCCACGGCCCACCGGGCACCTCGAAGACCTTCACGGTCCAACAGTTCGCTCGCTGGTGGCTCCACGAGACGACGGTTGAACCCAATAAAGAGCAACTACGGACGGTTACGTTCCATCCTTCCTTTACCTATGAGGACTTCATCGAGGGGCTGACCGCAACAGAGGGCGAGAACGGAGCTGGCCAATATACCGTCGACGAAGGGGTTTTCCAAGAATTCGCTACTCGCG
This genomic window contains:
- a CDS encoding IS630 family transposase (programmed frameshift), whose protein sequence is MDHLDEISVEELQEALNNVEGNKPTQRLLAAIAYKNGVTQTELAEWHNTGRRTIYSWLKRLDTDESLEQAVTDAHRSGRKRKLSEEEQIKFKETVHEPPENVGVDAPAWTPALVQQYLDETYNVEYSLPSCRRLLKEAGLSYQKPRRTAAGSETDEQETFREELKKKRREMDATVVCIDQTKKSVQVEPRAAWFPRDTRPAVELSGQRDWTCLLGAITEDGDRFFSRFEEYVTAEHAKHFILALCKEFEDDLIIVLDGAPYFQASAVTDLAARDDLAFVTLPAYSPEFNPVEECWRQLQTALSNRFFDSLGELTTAIDTALDQLSVPQVSNYF
- a CDS encoding McrB family protein, which encodes MAKPAQVVQVPVEELDDPDSETGTEPRYRVETSFTYFDEPLAFVEVFETLLKYKLDNYYPVNPGGINQQYLFNLSEEAGKYLLNKADGEIAYESLQAAESDLIERLEEYINPADGLRGALAKATIENWTEALRRNDLVAKAVRRGDYEHLDEIKSIYESFEDSLEERAVHLNVGSLDQCSPAQVLFIVLVREPQRDADVGQPNLDHDKLPEILEGTYQDERSLATPHTVPDTASELERQVRAKHQLVFHGPPGTSKTFTVQQFARWWLHETTVEPNKEQLRTVTFHPSFTYEDFIEGLTATEGENGAGQYTVDEGVFQEFATRAKDAYEDADSLDDAPNYVLIIDEINRGNLSQIFGETITLLENDKRLDAKNETSVTLPHSGEDFYVPPNLYVIGTMNTAGRSIALVDAALRRRFRFIHFGPDLELVCEQYGFGNGDLDGAKDVAVNGADQADRLLAMSVCAVDVLNAEIREAHDLGRGKQLGHTPLLGIIAETTEGREQAIIDTWRYELMPLLEEYYFGQFKRMNDELFDGHGDNLFDLATQEIRDFTADDLKETCRAVVDDLAEVEDDADEE